A genomic window from Periophthalmus magnuspinnatus isolate fPerMag1 chromosome 16, fPerMag1.2.pri, whole genome shotgun sequence includes:
- the popdc3 gene encoding popeye domain-containing protein 3, with amino-acid sequence MEPPDFEALNLSAQPTPFTFPVCEGWRAGSEGSVFQLANMFVFLGLMGGSGLYGLLYLFTFLTLGFFCSTLWSWSDPCTTDTFLWTLALFGTCLGQVLHVSYRLRSVTFDKDFEDLYNCVFKRLGVSLAQYGKIVACSERHVHTLERDHCFAMEGKTAIDKLSVLLAGRIRVTVNGEFLHYIYPFQFLDSPEWDSLRPSEEGIFQVTLRADNRCRYVSWRRKKLYLLFAKHRYLAKIFALVVRNDIADKLYSLNDKAFDSAGHRYDLRLPSFCHPPHLSPKDNRGQPHLSPKDNQGELHLLPENNRGQPHLSPKDNRRQPQPLPEDNRRQPQPLPEDNRRQPQPLPEDNRRQPQPLPEDNRGQPQPLPEDNRGQPQPLPEDNRGQPHLPAQDNQGQLHLSAEDNQGKRHLSPQDKLGQPHLTPKNNQGQPQQSPSDNQGQPVAPARRTPARRTPFRPLPAQTEQEGLLQVPGRRGRTT; translated from the exons ATGGAGCCTCCGGACTTTGAGGCGCTGAACCTGAGCGCGCAGCCCACCCCGTTCACGTTCCCGGTGTGTGAGGGCTGGAGAGCCGGCTCCGAGGGCTCCGTGTTCCAGCTGGCGAACATGTTTGTGTTCTTGGGCTTGATGGGCGGCAGCGGGCTGTACGGGCTGCTCTATCTGTTCACGTTTCTCACGCTGGGCTTTTTCTGCTCCACTCTTTGGTCGTGGTCGGACCCGTGCACCACCGACACGTTTCTTTGGACCTTGGCGCTCTTTGGGACGTGTTTGGGGCAAGTGCTGCATGTGTCCTACCGGTTACGCAGCGTCACGTTTGACAAAGACTTTGAGGATCTGTATAACTGCGTGTTTAAGAGGCTCGGGGTGTCGCTGGCGCAGTACGGGAAGATCGTGGCGTGCAGCGAGCGGCACGTGCACACGCTGGAGCGGGACCACTGCTTCGCCATGGAAGGAAAAACGGCCATAGACAAACTGTCCGTGCTGCTGGCGGGAAG GATCCGAGTCACAGTGAATGGGGAGTTCCTTCATTATATTTATCCGTTCCAGTTCTTGGACTCTCCAGAGTGGGACTCTCTGCGGCCGTCTGAGGAGGGCATTTTTCAG GTGACGCTGCGCGCTGACAACCGCTGCCGTTACGTATCGTGGCGGAGGAAGAAGCTGTACCTGCTTTTTGCCAAACACCGGTATCTCGCCAAAATCTTCGCCCTGGTGGTGAGGAATGATATTGCAGACAAACTGTACTCTTTGAATGACAAAGCCTTCGACAGCGCCGGACACCGCTACGATCTGCGCCTGCCCAGCTTCTGCCACCCGCCCCACCTGTCACCCAAGGACAACCGGGGACAACCGCACCTGTCGCCCAAAGACAACCAGGGAGAACTGCACCTGTTACCCGAGAACAACCGGGGACAACCGCACCTGTCGCCCAAGGACAACCGGAGACAACCGCAGCCGTTGCCAGAGGACAACCGGAGACAACCGCAGCCGTTGCCAGAGGACAACCGGAGACAACCGCAGCCGTTGCCAGAGGACAACCGGAGACAACCGCAGCCGTTGCCAGAGGACAACCGGGGACAACCGCAGCCATTGCCAGAGGACAACCGGGGACAACCGCAGCCGTTGCCAGAGGACAACCGGGGACAACCGCACCTGCCAGCTCAAGACAACCAAGGCCAACTGCACCTGTCAGCTGAAGACAACCAGGGAAAACGGCACCTTTCACCCCAAGACAAGCTGGGACAACCGCACCTAACGCCCAAAAACAACCAGGGACAACCACAACAGTCACCTTCAGACAACCAGGGACAACCTGTTGCACCTGCCCGCCGGACACCTGCCCGCCGCACACCTTTCCGCCCCTTACCTGCCCAGACGGAGCAGGAGGGGCTGCTGCAGGTGCCGGGGCGGCGGGGGAGGACCACCTGA